A stretch of Geomonas oryzisoli DNA encodes these proteins:
- a CDS encoding HU family DNA-binding protein: MTKAELVEAVAKSANIPKAAAEKAVGAFISTVSGALKKGDRVTLVGFGSFEVASRQARTGRNPQTGKEIKIAEAKVPKFRPGKALKDAIAAKKK, translated from the coding sequence ATGACTAAAGCAGAACTGGTCGAAGCAGTGGCGAAGTCCGCTAACATCCCCAAGGCCGCAGCCGAGAAGGCCGTCGGTGCATTCATCTCCACCGTGAGCGGTGCGCTGAAGAAGGGCGACAGGGTAACCCTGGTAGGTTTCGGCAGCTTTGAAGTTGCCAGCCGTCAGGCCCGTACCGGCAGGAACCCGCAGACCGGCAAGGAGATCAAGATCGCCGAAGCCAAGGTGCCCAAGTTCCGCCCCGGCAAGGCCCTGAAGGACGCCATCGCTGCCAAGAAGAAGTAG
- a CDS encoding MXAN_5187 C-terminal domain-containing protein — protein sequence MGVAEDIAKLELDLRELVIKYEQYFFGIEKREPLRLLDAVERAVRRYQNVSIPNTSQRFKYDSLVATLSVHKQKWTRTNRLIEEGKFQRDRFRMSLHQAQKAQDKKPQPAAASHETQIDSVFQQYVNARLACNLPVDNITKEKVAEAINRQKPALMQKYGCRDVDFVVVIEGGKPSLKARPKTS from the coding sequence ATGGGCGTCGCCGAGGACATAGCCAAGCTTGAGCTTGACCTGCGCGAACTGGTGATCAAGTACGAGCAGTACTTCTTCGGAATCGAGAAGAGGGAGCCGCTGCGTCTGCTCGACGCCGTGGAGCGGGCGGTCAGGCGCTACCAGAACGTGAGCATCCCCAACACCAGCCAGCGGTTCAAATATGATTCCCTGGTGGCCACGCTGAGCGTGCACAAGCAGAAGTGGACCCGCACCAACCGCCTCATCGAGGAGGGGAAGTTCCAGAGAGACCGCTTCAGGATGTCGCTGCACCAGGCCCAAAAGGCCCAGGACAAGAAGCCCCAGCCCGCTGCCGCTTCCCACGAAACACAGATCGATTCCGTGTTCCAGCAGTACGTCAACGCGCGCCTGGCCTGCAACCTCCCGGTGGACAACATCACCAAGGAAAAGGTCGCCGAGGCGATCAACCGGCAAAAGCCCGCCCTGATGCAGAAGTACGGTTGCCGCGACGTCGATTTCGTCGTGGTGATCGAGGGGGGCAAGCCCTCCCTGAAGGCCCGCCCGAAGACTTCATGA
- a CDS encoding DEAD/DEAH box helicase, with product MSFESLNLSAPLLKAINACGYTEPTPIQAESIPLALSGRDLIGSAQTGTGKTASFVLPALERLLVPSPVRGKGPRILVLTPTRELAIQVVDAVRTYGKFMRVRCGSILGGMPYRDQMMLLSSPVDIIVATPGRLIDHLDRRTINFSRLEMLVLDEADRMLDMGFSEDVDRIAAAAPTERQTLLFTATMDDAMAKLAQRLLKDPVRVAVDVKQVTNLSIEQRLHVADDMRHKNRLLQHLVSDASVTKAIIFSATKKDADQLAFELYSQGHAAAALHGDMSQGARNKTISNMRRGKVRLLVATDVAARGLDVSGISHVINYDLPKFAEDYVHRIGRTGRAGATGIAISFCSMNEVAYLDRIERLTGKPLPQHVIEGLEPTRPLRRNNGGPGARKGRPGFDPRKKGFAPKGRPSQGGRPGQSARPGQGAGRRDAQPVVEYRRGRGGAGN from the coding sequence ATGTCTTTTGAATCACTGAACCTCTCCGCCCCTCTCCTCAAAGCAATCAACGCCTGCGGCTACACCGAGCCGACCCCGATCCAGGCCGAGTCGATCCCGCTGGCCCTCTCCGGCCGCGACCTGATCGGCAGCGCCCAGACCGGCACCGGGAAGACGGCGTCCTTCGTCCTCCCCGCCCTGGAGCGTCTCCTGGTCCCGTCGCCGGTACGCGGCAAGGGGCCGCGCATCCTGGTGCTGACCCCGACCCGCGAGTTGGCCATCCAGGTGGTGGACGCGGTGAGGACCTACGGCAAGTTCATGCGGGTGCGCTGCGGCTCCATCCTGGGGGGCATGCCCTACCGCGACCAGATGATGCTGCTGTCCAGCCCGGTCGACATCATCGTTGCCACCCCGGGGCGCCTGATCGATCACCTGGACCGCCGCACCATCAACTTCTCGCGCCTGGAGATGCTGGTCCTGGACGAGGCCGACCGCATGCTGGACATGGGCTTCTCCGAGGACGTGGACAGGATCGCCGCCGCGGCCCCGACCGAGCGCCAGACCCTTTTGTTCACCGCCACCATGGACGACGCCATGGCGAAGCTGGCCCAGCGCCTCTTGAAGGACCCGGTCCGCGTCGCGGTGGACGTGAAGCAGGTCACCAACCTTTCCATCGAGCAGCGCCTGCACGTGGCCGACGACATGCGCCACAAGAACCGCCTGCTGCAGCACCTGGTCTCCGACGCCAGCGTGACCAAGGCGATCATCTTCTCGGCTACCAAGAAGGACGCCGACCAGCTCGCCTTCGAGCTCTACTCGCAGGGGCATGCGGCCGCGGCGCTGCACGGCGACATGTCCCAGGGTGCTCGTAACAAGACCATCTCCAACATGCGTCGCGGCAAGGTGCGCCTTCTGGTCGCCACCGACGTCGCTGCCCGCGGTCTGGACGTCTCCGGCATCAGCCACGTGATCAACTACGACCTCCCCAAGTTCGCCGAGGACTACGTGCACAGGATCGGCCGGACCGGCCGCGCCGGCGCCACCGGGATCGCCATCTCGTTTTGCTCCATGAACGAGGTTGCCTACCTGGACCGCATCGAGCGTCTGACCGGCAAGCCGCTCCCCCAGCACGTGATCGAGGGGCTCGAGCCGACCCGTCCGCTGAGAAGGAACAACGGCGGCCCCGGCGCACGCAAGGGACGCCCCGGATTCGACCCGCGCAAGAAGGGTTTCGCTCCCAAGGGACGCCCGTCCCAGGGTGGGCGCCCCGGCCAGAGCGCGCGCCCGGGACAGGGCGCCGGCCGTCGCGATGCCCAGCCGGTGGTCGAGTACCGCCGCGGCAGGGGCGGGGCGGGAAACTAG
- a CDS encoding FprA family A-type flavoprotein codes for MSAAVELGKGLHWIGVKDPSLTVFDDLFPTQYGTTYNSYLVQGQSHIAIIDTVKAKRFDEYLEKIRSIVDPAEVDYIVVNHSEPDHSGSLSQLLKHCPKATVVSSQAARTFLGNQIHLPFESRIVKDNDQIDLGGRTLRFIAAPFLHWPDTMFTLLEEDQVLFSCDAFGSHYSPEGLFADECPDFSGETRFYFDCIMRPFKERILQAVAKLDGIELKMLCPSHGPVYRSDARKAVELYQKWSQPKAAGRRVAIFYISPHGNTEQMAEAVAKGAGEAGVHVTLCHINHASVADIRDLMEECDGLIFGTPTINRDIPKPMWDVLAYLSTVSLKGNIGGVFGSYGWSGEACRMAEERLKSMNFKLPVALVRSPFMPKPEILAECEALGRAVAEEVLKK; via the coding sequence ATGTCCGCAGCAGTTGAACTTGGAAAGGGTCTCCACTGGATCGGGGTCAAGGACCCCAGCCTCACCGTCTTCGACGATCTCTTTCCCACCCAGTACGGCACCACCTACAACTCCTACCTGGTGCAGGGCCAGTCCCACATCGCCATCATCGATACCGTGAAGGCCAAGCGCTTCGACGAATACCTGGAGAAGATCCGTTCCATCGTCGATCCGGCCGAGGTCGACTACATCGTCGTGAACCACTCCGAGCCGGACCACTCCGGTTCCCTGTCCCAGCTCCTGAAACACTGCCCGAAGGCGACGGTGGTCTCCAGCCAGGCCGCGCGCACCTTCCTGGGGAACCAGATCCACCTTCCCTTCGAGTCCCGCATCGTCAAGGACAACGACCAGATCGACCTGGGCGGACGCACGCTGCGCTTCATCGCCGCGCCGTTTCTGCACTGGCCGGATACCATGTTCACCCTGCTCGAAGAGGACCAGGTGCTTTTCTCCTGCGACGCCTTCGGCTCGCACTATTCCCCGGAAGGGCTCTTCGCCGACGAGTGCCCCGATTTCTCCGGTGAAACCCGCTTCTACTTCGACTGCATCATGCGTCCCTTCAAGGAGCGCATCCTGCAGGCGGTGGCGAAGCTGGACGGCATCGAGCTGAAGATGCTCTGCCCGAGCCACGGCCCGGTGTATCGCAGCGACGCCAGGAAGGCGGTGGAGCTGTACCAGAAGTGGTCCCAGCCCAAAGCCGCCGGGCGCCGCGTCGCCATCTTCTACATCTCCCCGCACGGCAACACCGAGCAGATGGCCGAGGCGGTGGCCAAGGGCGCCGGCGAGGCCGGTGTCCACGTCACTCTTTGCCACATCAACCACGCCTCGGTGGCGGATATCCGCGACCTCATGGAGGAGTGCGACGGTCTCATCTTCGGCACCCCGACCATCAACCGCGACATCCCCAAGCCGATGTGGGACGTCCTTGCCTACCTCTCCACCGTGAGCCTGAAAGGGAACATCGGCGGCGTCTTCGGCAGCTACGGCTGGTCCGGTGAGGCGTGCCGCATGGCCGAGGAGAGGCTGAAGAGCATGAACTTCAAACTCCCGGTGGCGCTGGTCCGCTCTCCCTTCATGCCCAAGCCCGAAATCCTCGCCGAGTGCGAGGCCCTGGGGCGCGCCGTGGCCGAAGAGGTTCTCAAAAAGTAG
- the priA gene encoding replication restart helicase PriA, translating into MQTTSQHIVEVAIPLPLEGSFHYLVPERLSSAVQAGKRVLVPFGRRKVTGYLLGDADAPGAGELKEVLEILDEEPLFTAAELDFYRWIAGYYLHPLGEVIKMALPAGINLVSRYRCEQSEDGTPVLKEYLAGGKSVRTERVYTADPDCTARPRGKGLEILEYLLEVGECSGPKLRERFGPCTAQLGRLVELGAARLSQREVYRDPFKAKEYGHDGPLPLNPAQAEALCKVSAALAAGEFAPFLLHGVTGSGKTEVYLQSIAVALDAGRSALVLVPEIALTPQLVGRFKRRFDCGIAVLHSGLSDGERFDEWRRIRRGEATIVIGARSALFAPLEGIGVIVVDEEHEGSYKQSEGVRYNARDLALVRGKLAKALVLLGSATPLVTSYHAAQTGRLGYLSLPDRVRDLPMPETRMLDARNHKGEIFLPELVEAMGENLDAGGQTLLFLNRRGFATYLVCETCGHVLRCPNCAVTLTYHRIKGKHVCHYCDFTMLPPSTCPDCQSGAITLLGRGTERVEDQVQKLLPDARVSRMDRDSTRGKGGHARVLKELEEGTVDILIGTQMIAKGHDFPGVTLVGVLSADASLNLPDFRSAERTFQLVTQVMGRAGRGDKPGRVLVQTLAPEHYALTHAVAHDYLGFYREEIAFREEVGYPPFAHLAALTFSAVAAGQGEHAADEAAAVLRRIKREARLRVEVLGPVTAPLGKVRGRFRWQILLKGVERADLHRLLFHFRSRFSHPSTVRLTIDVDPVDML; encoded by the coding sequence ATGCAGACAACCAGCCAGCACATCGTAGAGGTCGCCATCCCGCTCCCCCTGGAGGGAAGCTTCCACTACCTGGTGCCCGAGCGTCTGTCATCCGCGGTCCAGGCCGGCAAGCGCGTCCTCGTCCCGTTCGGGAGGCGCAAGGTCACCGGCTACCTTTTGGGCGATGCCGACGCGCCCGGCGCGGGCGAGTTGAAGGAAGTGCTCGAGATCCTCGACGAGGAGCCCCTGTTCACCGCGGCCGAGCTCGATTTCTACCGCTGGATCGCCGGCTATTACCTGCACCCGTTGGGCGAGGTGATCAAGATGGCGCTCCCGGCCGGGATCAACCTGGTGAGCCGCTACCGCTGCGAGCAGTCCGAGGACGGCACCCCGGTGCTCAAGGAGTACCTGGCCGGCGGCAAGAGCGTGCGCACCGAGCGGGTCTACACCGCGGACCCCGACTGTACGGCGCGCCCCCGGGGCAAGGGGCTGGAGATCCTTGAGTACCTGCTGGAGGTCGGCGAGTGTTCCGGCCCGAAGCTCAGGGAGCGCTTCGGCCCCTGCACCGCCCAATTGGGGCGCCTGGTGGAACTGGGTGCTGCACGTCTTTCCCAGCGCGAGGTGTACCGCGACCCCTTCAAGGCGAAGGAGTACGGCCACGACGGTCCACTCCCTTTGAACCCCGCCCAGGCCGAGGCCCTGTGCAAGGTGTCGGCCGCGCTCGCTGCCGGCGAGTTCGCGCCCTTTCTGCTGCACGGCGTCACCGGCAGCGGCAAGACCGAGGTGTACCTGCAGTCCATCGCGGTGGCGCTCGACGCCGGCAGGAGCGCACTGGTACTGGTCCCCGAGATCGCCCTCACCCCTCAGCTGGTGGGACGCTTCAAGCGTCGCTTCGACTGCGGCATCGCCGTTTTGCACTCCGGGCTCTCCGACGGGGAGCGCTTCGACGAATGGCGCCGCATCCGGCGCGGCGAGGCAACCATCGTCATCGGCGCCCGCTCCGCCCTGTTCGCGCCGCTGGAAGGAATCGGGGTGATCGTGGTCGACGAGGAGCACGAGGGGAGCTACAAGCAGTCCGAGGGGGTGCGCTACAACGCACGCGACCTGGCGCTGGTCCGCGGCAAGCTCGCCAAGGCCTTGGTGCTCCTGGGCTCGGCGACGCCGCTGGTAACGAGCTACCACGCCGCCCAGACCGGCCGGCTCGGATACCTGAGCCTCCCGGACCGGGTGCGCGACCTCCCCATGCCGGAGACGAGGATGCTGGACGCGCGCAACCACAAGGGGGAGATCTTCCTCCCCGAACTGGTCGAGGCCATGGGGGAGAACCTGGACGCCGGCGGCCAGACTCTGCTCTTTTTGAACCGGCGCGGCTTCGCCACCTACCTCGTCTGCGAGACCTGCGGACACGTGCTGCGCTGCCCCAACTGCGCCGTGACCCTCACCTACCACCGCATCAAGGGGAAGCACGTCTGTCACTACTGCGACTTCACCATGCTCCCGCCGAGCACCTGTCCCGACTGCCAAAGCGGCGCCATCACGCTTCTGGGGCGCGGCACCGAGCGGGTCGAGGACCAGGTGCAGAAGCTTCTTCCCGACGCGCGGGTGTCCCGCATGGATCGCGATTCCACCCGGGGCAAGGGGGGGCACGCCCGGGTCCTGAAGGAGCTGGAGGAAGGGACGGTCGACATCCTGATCGGCACCCAGATGATCGCCAAGGGACACGACTTCCCGGGGGTGACCCTGGTCGGCGTGCTCTCGGCCGACGCCTCGTTGAATCTTCCCGACTTCCGCAGTGCCGAGCGCACCTTCCAGCTGGTGACCCAGGTGATGGGGCGGGCCGGGCGCGGCGACAAGCCGGGGCGGGTGCTGGTGCAGACGCTGGCGCCGGAGCACTACGCGCTCACCCATGCCGTGGCGCACGACTACCTGGGCTTTTACCGGGAGGAGATCGCCTTCCGTGAGGAGGTCGGCTACCCTCCCTTTGCGCACCTGGCGGCGCTGACCTTTTCGGCGGTGGCGGCGGGGCAGGGGGAGCACGCGGCCGATGAGGCGGCGGCGGTCCTGCGCAGGATCAAGCGCGAGGCGCGGCTCCGGGTGGAAGTGCTGGGTCCGGTCACGGCTCCCTTGGGCAAGGTGCGGGGGCGGTTTCGCTGGCAGATACTGTTGAAGGGGGTGGAGCGGGCCGACCTGCACCGGCTCCTCTTTCATTTCCGGAGCCGCTTCAGCCACCCCTCCACCGTCCGCCTCACCATCGACGTGGACCCGGTGGATATGCTGTAA
- a CDS encoding B12-binding domain-containing radical SAM protein yields MKITLVAIHPHPSPQAVPLACAFLQEALLADQALQGSLQTAIAEFFLQDDAARCAREIARTTPELVAFSVYVWSRDHAVAVARELRMLLPDAILCAGGAEPTANPAGLLDEGVFDFIVRGEGEGTLVQAVRRIAAGGAPAGIAGIVLPGDAAAPLPSPLDLDSLPSPYLSGRLDPTVPGGALWQLSRGCDFACSFCFDHKGSGGVRRFAMERVEAELRLFARLQVPQVFVLDSTFNKDARRAKEILRLIRKVAPGIHFHFEVRSEFIDAEMAELFASITCSLQIGLQSADAAVLRAVGRGFDRDDFVNRAFLLNQSGAIFGFDLIYGLPGDTPELFRSSLDFALSLYPNHLDIFPLAVLPGTRLYGKAQALGVQHLEAPPYTVVATPGYTPEQLSRAGRLAAACDVFYSRGKAVAWFNSVVEALRLTPSAFLAAFADFLGERGEADIAEEEIWGLQRRFLEQIFRERKKAKLLPLALDLADYHHHYASALMAAPPTPPTPKQLRRLDPLQLPLALAASTTLARFSYEVLEILDAGEPDLAEFCACFNATGSCALIYPAHGEVCTESVSPPYFELLLALDGKQSARTLCRSTGLSEEEAREFLSFALAEGIVEPVARLHV; encoded by the coding sequence ATGAAAATAACACTTGTCGCTATCCATCCCCACCCGTCCCCGCAAGCGGTACCGCTGGCCTGCGCGTTTTTGCAGGAAGCGCTCCTCGCGGACCAGGCGCTGCAGGGGTCGCTCCAGACCGCCATCGCCGAGTTCTTCCTGCAGGACGATGCCGCCCGCTGCGCCCGCGAGATAGCCCGGACCACACCCGAGCTGGTCGCCTTCTCCGTCTACGTCTGGAGCCGCGACCATGCCGTGGCCGTGGCCCGGGAGTTGCGCATGCTTTTGCCCGACGCGATCCTGTGCGCCGGCGGCGCGGAACCTACCGCCAACCCCGCCGGCCTGCTGGACGAGGGGGTGTTCGACTTCATCGTCCGCGGTGAGGGCGAAGGGACCCTGGTGCAGGCGGTCCGCCGGATCGCAGCCGGCGGCGCGCCGGCGGGTATTGCCGGTATCGTGCTCCCCGGGGATGCTGCGGCGCCTCTCCCCTCCCCGCTCGACCTCGATTCCCTACCGTCGCCGTACCTGTCCGGGCGGCTCGACCCGACCGTCCCCGGGGGCGCGCTCTGGCAACTCTCGCGCGGCTGCGACTTCGCCTGCTCCTTCTGTTTCGACCACAAGGGCAGCGGAGGGGTGCGCCGCTTCGCCATGGAGCGCGTCGAGGCCGAACTGCGCCTGTTCGCGCGGCTCCAGGTCCCCCAGGTCTTCGTGCTCGACTCCACCTTCAATAAGGACGCCAGGCGGGCCAAGGAAATCCTGCGCCTGATCCGGAAGGTGGCCCCGGGTATCCACTTCCACTTCGAGGTGCGCAGCGAGTTCATCGACGCCGAGATGGCGGAGCTGTTCGCCTCGATCACCTGCTCGCTGCAGATCGGCCTGCAAAGCGCCGACGCCGCCGTCCTGCGCGCCGTGGGGCGCGGCTTCGACCGGGACGACTTCGTCAATCGCGCGTTCCTCCTGAACCAGAGCGGCGCCATCTTCGGCTTCGACCTGATCTACGGTCTCCCGGGCGACACGCCCGAACTGTTCCGGTCCTCGCTCGACTTCGCCCTTTCGCTCTACCCGAACCACCTGGACATCTTCCCCCTGGCCGTTCTGCCCGGAACGAGGCTGTACGGCAAGGCGCAGGCGCTGGGGGTGCAGCACCTGGAGGCCCCCCCGTACACGGTGGTCGCCACCCCCGGCTATACCCCGGAGCAGTTGAGCCGGGCCGGCAGACTCGCCGCCGCCTGTGACGTCTTCTACAGCCGGGGCAAGGCCGTCGCGTGGTTCAACTCGGTGGTCGAGGCCCTGAGGCTGACGCCGAGCGCATTCCTCGCCGCCTTCGCCGATTTCCTTGGGGAGCGCGGGGAAGCGGACATCGCCGAGGAGGAGATCTGGGGGCTGCAGAGAAGGTTCCTGGAGCAGATATTCAGGGAAAGGAAGAAAGCGAAGCTCCTCCCCTTGGCGCTCGACCTCGCCGACTACCATCACCACTACGCCTCGGCGCTGATGGCTGCCCCGCCGACGCCCCCCACGCCGAAACAGCTGCGCCGCCTCGACCCGCTGCAGCTGCCGCTGGCGCTCGCCGCCAGCACCACACTGGCGCGCTTCAGCTACGAGGTTCTGGAGATCCTGGACGCAGGCGAACCCGACCTGGCCGAGTTCTGTGCCTGTTTCAATGCGACCGGCTCCTGCGCCCTCATCTACCCTGCGCACGGCGAGGTCTGCACCGAGTCGGTTTCCCCTCCCTATTTCGAGCTACTGCTGGCACTGGACGGGAAACAAAGCGCCAGAACCCTCTGCCGCAGCACCGGGCTCTCGGAAGAAGAGGCCCGCGAATTCCTGAGCTTCGCCCTCGCCGAAGGGATAGTTGAGCCCGTCGCGCGCCTTCACGTTTAA
- the glmU gene encoding bifunctional UDP-N-acetylglucosamine diphosphorylase/glucosamine-1-phosphate N-acetyltransferase GlmU — translation MKKISAIVLAAGMGTRMKSNLVKVMHQVAGPPMIEWPVAAAFAAGVKRCVLVVGHQQEKVREYFAGRAEIGFALQAEQLGTGHAVRCAMPEIEADAETVLILCGDTPLLTADSLRGMLDAHERSKACVTVMTATLDDPFGYGRIVKSSDGKVVAITEQKDASEAERLIREVNAGVYCVDRAFLAEAVDKLDNDNAQKEYYLTDVVRQANARGLDCRSYPVADPLEISGVNDRAQMADAAAVLRRRINRELMLSGVTMIDPAVVYIDRGVTIGRDSVVYPGAVIKGNTVIGERCKIGQNALIEDCRIADDVAVKAGSVLEDSVVGPEAAIGPMAHLRPGTELSAQVKIGNFVETKKAFMGEGSKASHLTYLGDATIGRDVNIGCGTITCNYDGVRKHKTVIEDGVFVGSDVQLVAPVTVGKNSLIAAGTTVTKDVPADSLAIARSPQVNKEGWTLRKK, via the coding sequence ATGAAGAAGATATCCGCAATAGTGCTGGCAGCCGGCATGGGAACCAGGATGAAGTCGAACCTGGTCAAGGTGATGCACCAGGTGGCCGGCCCACCGATGATAGAATGGCCCGTTGCCGCCGCATTCGCCGCGGGGGTTAAGCGTTGCGTCCTGGTGGTGGGGCACCAGCAGGAGAAAGTGCGCGAATATTTCGCCGGGCGTGCCGAGATAGGCTTCGCGCTGCAGGCCGAGCAGCTCGGCACCGGGCACGCCGTGCGCTGCGCCATGCCCGAGATCGAAGCCGATGCCGAAACCGTGCTCATCCTCTGCGGAGACACTCCGCTGCTCACCGCCGACAGTCTGCGCGGCATGCTCGACGCCCACGAACGGAGCAAGGCCTGCGTGACCGTCATGACCGCCACCCTGGATGACCCCTTCGGCTACGGCCGTATCGTCAAGAGTTCGGACGGCAAGGTGGTCGCCATCACCGAGCAGAAGGATGCCAGCGAGGCGGAGCGCCTGATCCGGGAGGTCAATGCCGGCGTGTACTGCGTCGACCGCGCCTTCCTCGCCGAGGCGGTCGACAAGCTCGACAACGACAATGCCCAGAAGGAATACTACCTGACCGACGTGGTGCGCCAGGCCAACGCCCGCGGGCTCGACTGCCGCAGCTACCCGGTTGCCGACCCCCTGGAGATCTCCGGCGTGAACGACCGCGCCCAGATGGCCGACGCGGCGGCGGTGCTGCGTCGGCGCATCAACCGGGAGCTGATGCTCTCCGGCGTCACCATGATCGACCCCGCCGTGGTCTACATCGATCGTGGCGTCACGATCGGCCGCGACAGCGTGGTCTACCCAGGCGCCGTCATCAAGGGGAACACGGTGATCGGCGAGCGCTGCAAGATCGGCCAGAACGCGCTGATCGAGGACTGCCGGATCGCCGACGACGTGGCGGTCAAGGCGGGGAGCGTGCTGGAGGATTCCGTGGTCGGTCCGGAAGCAGCCATCGGCCCGATGGCGCACTTGCGTCCCGGCACCGAGCTCTCGGCGCAGGTGAAGATCGGCAACTTCGTCGAGACCAAGAAGGCCTTCATGGGGGAGGGCTCCAAGGCCTCCCACCTCACCTACCTCGGGGACGCGACCATCGGGCGCGACGTCAACATCGGCTGCGGCACCATCACCTGCAACTACGACGGCGTCAGAAAGCACAAGACCGTGATCGAGGACGGCGTCTTCGTGGGGAGCGACGTGCAACTGGTGGCCCCGGTGACGGTCGGGAAGAACTCCCTGATCGCGGCGGGCACCACCGTCACCAAGGACGTCCCCGCCGATTCCCTGGCTATCGCCCGCTCCCCCCAGGTGAACAAGGAAGGGTGGACCCTCAGGAAAAAATAA
- a CDS encoding cytochrome c3 family protein, with the protein MVQVFTRLIPLLLLLALARPGFAAQGLAIDPATCLGCHGNKISAEAMANSVHGKNGCTSCHIEIVELAKHMKGEIKVGKVQCVRCHKKEAAEHAKSIHSEKGIGCAQCHTDMHSHTYWNKDKRRVLVKCTQCHKDERGFTQSVHGKGVLAGNQDSAACNDCHNLHEIKALGDPNSHSNREFHTKVCLRCHADEKLVERNHISEVAVKSYMESYHGKNYRLGYPEKVAGCADCHTAHAILPSKDPKSSVNPANLVQTCSKCHSKGSQLFTKFYAHGEHNDREKYPILFYTFIAMTGLLVGTFTVFWIHTLLWMIRGFVENREKAAALEEGIILHHVPDGHKQYRRFRRVHVFMHLLVIISFLGLSLTGLPLKFSDQVWAKFLMDLYGGAPNAGFFHRVCAGITFVYFAMALFMSVHFLLIRKDIKGNFFQRLFGPDSLCPNLRDITDVIGMVRWFFFKGPKPAFERWTYWEKFDFIAVFWGMFAIGGSGLMLWFPEFFGMFLPGWAFNVATIIHSDEALLATGFIFSVHFFNTHGRPEKFPMDFVIFNGQMSKHEFVEERGDQWARYEKEGITEKFAAKKSSGIFYDFCLKTFGFTALFIGISLLMLMIYAFMHPHH; encoded by the coding sequence ATGGTTCAAGTCTTCACACGCCTCATCCCGCTGCTACTGCTGCTAGCACTAGCCCGGCCCGGTTTCGCCGCTCAGGGCCTGGCCATCGACCCGGCAACCTGCCTGGGCTGCCACGGCAACAAGATTTCCGCCGAGGCAATGGCCAACTCCGTACACGGCAAAAACGGTTGCACCAGCTGCCACATCGAGATCGTCGAACTCGCCAAGCACATGAAGGGCGAGATCAAGGTTGGCAAAGTCCAGTGCGTTCGCTGCCACAAGAAGGAAGCGGCCGAGCACGCCAAGAGTATCCACAGCGAGAAGGGCATCGGGTGCGCACAGTGCCACACCGACATGCACAGCCACACCTACTGGAACAAGGACAAACGTAGGGTCCTCGTCAAGTGCACCCAGTGCCACAAGGACGAGCGCGGCTTCACCCAGTCGGTACACGGCAAGGGCGTACTCGCCGGGAACCAGGATTCGGCGGCTTGCAACGACTGCCACAACCTGCACGAGATCAAAGCGCTGGGCGATCCCAACTCGCACTCCAACCGCGAGTTCCACACCAAGGTCTGCCTGCGCTGCCACGCCGACGAGAAACTTGTCGAGCGCAACCACATCTCCGAAGTCGCCGTCAAGAGCTACATGGAGAGCTACCACGGCAAGAACTACCGCCTGGGCTACCCGGAAAAGGTCGCCGGCTGCGCCGACTGCCACACCGCGCACGCCATCCTGCCTTCCAAGGACCCGAAGTCCTCGGTCAACCCGGCTAACCTGGTCCAGACCTGCTCCAAGTGCCACAGCAAGGGGAGCCAGCTCTTCACCAAGTTCTACGCCCACGGCGAGCACAACGACCGCGAGAAGTATCCCATCCTGTTCTACACCTTCATCGCGATGACCGGCCTGCTGGTCGGTACCTTCACCGTGTTCTGGATTCACACCCTGCTCTGGATGATCCGCGGCTTCGTGGAGAACCGTGAGAAGGCTGCAGCTCTGGAAGAGGGCATCATCCTGCACCACGTACCCGACGGGCACAAGCAGTACCGCCGCTTCAGAAGGGTCCACGTGTTCATGCACCTGCTGGTCATCATCAGCTTCCTCGGCCTCTCCCTCACCGGTCTGCCGCTTAAGTTCAGCGACCAGGTCTGGGCCAAGTTCCTGATGGATCTCTACGGCGGGGCACCCAACGCAGGCTTCTTCCACAGGGTCTGCGCAGGCATCACCTTCGTCTACTTCGCCATGGCGCTGTTCATGAGCGTACACTTCCTGCTCATCAGGAAGGACATCAAGGGCAACTTCTTCCAGAGGCTCTTCGGACCCGACTCCCTCTGCCCGAACCTGCGCGACATCACCGACGTGATCGGCATGGTACGCTGGTTCTTCTTCAAAGGGCCGAAGCCGGCCTTCGAGAGATGGACCTACTGGGAGAAATTCGACTTCATCGCGGTCTTCTGGGGTATGTTCGCCATCGGCGGCTCCGGCCTGATGCTCTGGTTCCCCGAGTTCTTCGGCATGTTCCTGCCGGGCTGGGCCTTCAACGTGGCCACCATCATCCACTCTGACGAGGCGCTCTTGGCGACCGGCTTCATCTTCTCGGTCCACTTCTTCAACACCCACGGGCGTCCGGAGAAGTTCCCGATGGACTTCGTCATCTTCAACGGCCAGATGTCCAAGCACGAGTTCGTCGAAGAGCGTGGCGATCAGTGGGCCCGTTACGAGAAGGAAGGGATCACCGAGAAGTTCGCGGCCAAGAAATCTTCCGGCATCTTCTACGACTTCTGCCTGAAGACCTTCGGCTTCACCGCGCTGTTCATCGGCATCTCGCTGCTGATGCTGATGATCTACGCCTTCATGCACCCGCACCACTAG